In the Microtus pennsylvanicus isolate mMicPen1 chromosome 6, mMicPen1.hap1, whole genome shotgun sequence genome, one interval contains:
- the Znf319 gene encoding zinc finger protein 319: MSESWQQPPQTQPQQPQPPQPQHHAEPPPALAEHTLPPGTAENPLGCAVYGILLQPDPGLQPPQHAPLQAGEPSPKCGVCGHDLAHLSSPHEHQCLAGHDRSFQCTQCLKIFHQATDLLEHQCVQAEQKPFVCGVCKMGFSLLTSLAQHHSSHTGMVKCSICDKTYKPAEAAEPATTTAPSLPSAPPPANVAPAEQPEKPYSCPICQKPFKHLSELSRHERIHTGEKPYKCTLCDKSFSQSSHLVHHKRTHSSERPYKCAVCEKTFKHRSHLVRHMYAHSGEHHLFRCNVCELHFKESSELLQHPCTPSGERPFRCGECQKAFKRPSDLRQHERTHSAERPFKCDLCPMGFKQQYALMRHRRTHKTEEPFKCGLCEKGFGQPSHLLYHQHVHTLETLFKCPVCQKGFDQSAELLRHKCLPTSTERPFKCPVCNKAYKRASALQKHQLSHCAAAEKPLRCTLCERRFFSSSEFVQHRCDPAREKPLKCPDCEKRFKYASDLQRHRRVHTGEKPYKCPNCDKAFKQREHLNKHQGVHAREQQFKCVWCGERFLDVALLQEHSAQHSAAAAAAEGAYQVAACLP, encoded by the coding sequence ATGTCGGAAAGTTGGCAGCAGCCACCACAGACGCAGCCACAACAGCCACAGCCCCCACAGCCTCAGCACCATGCAGAACCACCCCCAGCCCTGGCTGAACACACGCTGCCCCCGGGCACGGCTGAGAACCCGCTAGGCTGTGCTGTCTATGGCATACTGCTGCAACCTGACCCAGGCCTGCAGCCCCCACAGCATGCACCTCTGCAAGCAGGGGAGCCCAGCCccaaatgtggtgtgtgtggccaTGACCTTgcacacctctccagccctcacgaGCACCAGTGCCTGGCAGGCCACGACCGCTCCTTCCAGTGCACACAGTGTCTGAAGATATTCCATCAGGCCACTGATCTGCTGGAACACCAGTGTGTGCAGGCCGAGCAGAAGCCTTTTGTCTGCGGTGTCTGCAAAATGGGCTTCTCACTGCTCACCTCACTGGCTCAGCACCACAGCTCCCACACTGGCATGGTGAAGTGCTCCATCTGTGATAAGACCTATAAGCCAGCGGAGGCTGCCGAACCGGCCACCACTACTGCCCCATCGCTGCCCTCGGCACCTCCACCCGCTAATGTCGCCCCTGCGGAACAGCCTGAGAAGCCCTACAGCTGCCCTATCTGCCAGAAACCCTTCAAGCACCTGTCGGAGCTCTCCCGGCACGAGCGgatccacactggagagaagccataCAAGTGCACGCTGTGTGACAAGAGCTTCAGCCAGTCCTCCCACTTGGTGCACCACAAGCGCACGCACAGCTCCGAGAGGCCCTACAAGTGCGCGGTCTGCGAGAAGACCTTCAAGCATCGCTCCCACCTGGTGCGCCACATGTACGCGCACTCGGGAGAGCACCACCTGTTCCGCTGCAACGTGTGCGAGCTGCACTTCAAAGAGTCGTCGGAGTTGCTGCAGCACCCTTGCACCCCAAGCGGTGAGCGGCCCTTTCGCTGCGGTGAGTGCCAGAAGGCCTTCAAGAGGCCATCGGACCTGCGGCAGCATGAGCGCACTCACAGTGCCGAGCGGCCCTTCAAGTGTGACCTGTGCCCCATGGGCTTTAAGCAGCAGTATGCGTTGATGCGGCACCGGCGCACACACAAGACGGAGGAGCCCTTCAAGTGCGGCCTGTGTGAGAAGGGCTTTGGGCAGCCGAGCCACCTGCTCTACCACCAGCACGTGCACACCCTGGAGACTCTCTTCAAGTGTCCCGTGTGCCAGAAGGGCTTCGACCAGTCTGCTGAGCTGCTGAGGCACAAGTGCTTGCCGACCTCCACAGAGCGGCCCTTCAAGTGCCCGGTGTGCAACAAGGCCTACAAGCGGGCGTCTGCCCTGCAGAAGCACCAGCTGTCGCACTGCGCAGCCGCAGAGAAGCCTCTGCGCTGCACCCTGTGTGAGCGCCGCTTTTTCTCTTCCTCGGAGTTCGTGCAGCACCGCTGTGACCCGGCCCGGGAGAAACCGCTCAAATGCCCGGACTGTGAGAAGCGCTTCAAGTACGCTTCAGACCTGCAGCGTCATCGGCGGGTGCACACGGGTGAGAAGCCCTACAAGTGCCCCAACTGCGATAAAGCCTTCAAGCAGCGTGAGCATCTCAACAAGCACCAGGGCGTGCACGCCCGCGAGCAGCAGTtcaagtgtgtgtggtgtggcgAACGCTTCCTGGATGTGGCGCTGCTCCAGGAGCACAGTGCCCAGCACAGCGCTGCCGCTGCAGCTGCAGAGGGCGCCTACCAGGTGGCGGCCTGCCTGCCCTGA